GAAGGACATTAGATAGATGCAATGTGCGAAAGTTGTGTGCAAGGAGAGAAGCCTGACCAACATGagagatgcgcatacctgctccactagcggtgtgcacctgatcatgaccGCGATATGGCTCCTGAGTAGAGAGCTTACCCATCTCACCGGTGAGGTGGTTGGTAGCTCCAGTGTCCATGTACCATGCAGGATCAACGGAGTATGACGGAGTGCGACCATGATCATGACTCGTCACAGTAGCGGCGGTCTGCTTGTCGTTCCCCTTTCCGTTGTTGCCAAGGCCCAGAAAATCCTGCTTGTAGCGACGATGACAGCGAGAGGCAATGTGGCGCTCCAAGCCACATAGCTGGCACGCCTGTTGGGCACCACAAGAAGAACAACACGCCACGGGCCGGTTACCACCTGTGATGGTCGGAGCGCTGCCCCTCGAAGCTGGTGATGAGGGCAGCGCTGGTTTGCCTCCGGATGAAGATGACCGCTGAGGCTTGCCGCGAGTTGCGGTATTGGCGGAGGCAAAACTGGGAGAGGCTCGGCGCGCCTTGATGCGCTGCTCGCGGCCAAGCAGACGGGCGTAGAGCTCACGAGGTGGTAGCGGGTCATCGCGACCGTGAACGTTCTCAATGAGATTGTCATAATCATCATCAAGCCCATTCagtacgaaggtggtgaactcctgaTCCTGTAGCGACTGGCcgatggaggccaatgtgtcggcgagaccCCGCATCTTGTTGAAGTAGTCGGTGATGCTGAGGTCACCAAGCTTCGTCTCACCCAACTCGGTGCGGATAGAGTGAGCATGCGCCTGAGACTGAGAGGCAAAACTGGTGTGAAGCGCCGCCCACGCCTCCCGGGATGTAGCGGCGAAGATGACCAGCGACAAGACGCTCGGGGTGAGCGAGGACTGGATGGCGGAGAGGATGGCCTGATCCTGGGCCACCCAGGTGTGGTACGTTGGGTGGTGGGGTGGTGGACACGGTATGGACCCGTCAACATATCCCTCCAAGTAGCGGCTCCGCAGAAGAGGcaacacctgggcacgccaggacaaGTAATTATCCGGCGCAAGCTTCACCGGTAGCAGATGTGAAAAGTAGAACGGTGACGACGCGGCGACCGGGTCGGTATGAGCAGCAGACACCGGATACAGGGCGGGAAACCCGGGAGGACCAGCAGCGTGGGCCCCGTAGGGCGGGACGACCGCGGCCCCGGGAGGATGCGGCTGTGGCGCGGCCGCAGCCCCGTACGACGGCTGTAGCGAGGCAGCCGCCTCTCCTGTGTAGGAGGCCGCAGCCCCGTGCGGCCCTGGGTAGGCTGCGTAGGGGTGCTGGGGCGGCAACGGCGAGGATCCATAGGGGTGGCTCGGTGGCGCCGCcggtggttgatgtagaggcgGCGCACCAAACGCCGGCCACGAGgatggcggcagcggcggagcACCAGGAGCCATCGGAGGCGCGCCATACGGGTAGTAGCCGTAGGGCGAGGGCGCGGTAGCGCCataggccggcggcggggcggcgccgtagagcggcggcgcggcggcatcggCCGCGACTGGGGCTAGGTCACCCGAGGTCTCGCCATGCGGGCGAGATTGGATCGGGGAcccaggcggcggcggggccccaTAGGCCGCCACGAGAGGCCCAGAGGCAAGGAACGGCGAAGAAGGGGTAAggaccggcgcggcggcggccacggcgacggaggtcggcgcgacggcggcggcggcgggagcagcGGAAGACATCGTGATCGTGacctaaactgataccatgtaaaacaaGATATTTTGGAAACTGCACGACGCCCCTAaccggggtgtggctatctcattatatagaggtacccaaggggtacaatacaacgttacaatacagaggctacgtatatacagtctaacactaCGTACTGCTGCTTTTAGCCTGTTGATTGCTTCTTTACACCATGAATATGAACGGATCAGCGATAGTCTCTCCACCTGTATGTCCGGGGGTTGTACGACCTCCTCTGCAGCCATGAAACGATAGCCTCAACATCGTCCTCTgaggatgatggtgttgatgacgatgacgacgccgCCGCGGGAGGGTGGTTGTCAGCTTGTCTTGCTCGACCAGATGGTGTTGATGATGCGATGAAGCTACGCCAGAGCCGATCAACCATATCCTTGCACATCTCGTCGCCGTCGTCGGGGAACGACTCCAACTTGTCGATGATGTCCTGCATGGCCAGGTGGAAGCCCTGGACCTGCAACAAGATGCTGTGAGCCTCGTCCACCAGCCTGTGGTTCCGCATCAGAGATATGGCGGCATCCGCCACCCCCTCCCGCACAAATCTGCTCCAGTTCTCCTCGGCCTCGCACAGGCTGGCCAGCGCCACCGCCACCGTCTTCTTCACATCAATGTCTCCCACCAGCAGCAGCTCCATCAGTGGAGCAAAGCCTCCAAGCTCACCGATCTTGATCTTGTTGTAGTAGTTGTCAGCCAGCAGCCCAAGGATCCGAGCGCACTTGGCCCTCGTGGGCACTGGCCCCAGCAATGCCCTCGCGATCAGCACGGGTATGGCGTACCGGTCGTCTCCGAAAACCTCCTTGTTGGGGCTGTAGGAAGCTGCCCTGGCAAGGATCTCCAGGACGACGTCGTCCAGCTCAGGGTGAGGCTCCAGGCATGTCTCCGGCAGGACGCAGGCGAGCTTGGTTATTGTCCCTGGGCTGCGCCCCAGCAGATGCAGGAATGAGCACCGCTCCTGGCCGGCGAGAAGGCGCAGGACAGCTTCGTAATCCTCTTTAGAGCTCCTGGGGGAGTTGGCCAAGAGGGTGACTTCCTTGAACAGGGCTTCCTCCTCGGGAGAGATAGCTGGTGGATCGGTGGGTGCTGCCAGATCACTGATCCTGTTTGAGGCACGCCAACGCGAAATGTAGAGCGCAATGAGCGGATCAGGGATGAAGATGCTGTGCGTGAGGACCTCGCCGGTAACTGGACACATGCGTTTGTTTTTCTTCCACCATTTCTCCAGTTCAGACTGATCAACGGTCTGCAGCCAGCAACCAAGGAGATGAAACATAGTACAAAAAAGAAGAACTCACAGTAATGCAGCTCAGGTATTACAACAGTTCTATTAACATTCAGTGTCGACAATTAAAGAAGAGTAGTAAAAAATGCAGCGAACAAGACACGCTAACAAAACACAAGCAATAGGAGTTTTGTTTTGCCATTCTCTTTTTCAAATGCATCGAGACATAAAGCTTTTGTGTTTTCTTGGGAGGAAAAAAGAAAGAATGCCCCAACCCAGAACTAATAAAACGCTATGGTATCAGAAACCCTTCTAACAGATCCTCCTATGAGATTGATATCCACTAGTATCCTGATCAGTATAGCAGCACGACCTTATTTGAACAAACACAACCATATATCAGCGACATCCTACGATCCAACACAAAACTCTTCAGAAACATCTCTAGGAACTCAACAAGCAAGCATCTACAGTTCTACACAAAGGATCTCTAATTCTCAGTTAACATTTGCACTGCAACCAAACAAGATATCATAGTGAGGAATGATGAAAATCAATCTGAGTTCTTGAATCTGTAGAAACAATAGCATTACATATTTTCGTGGTCAGATAAGAAATACTCTTGCTAACAGGAAAGTCaaagcatttcaatcacaccatCTCCAAAGTGGTCTCAAAAGATGAATACAATGCCCATCCAACACTAATAAATAAGTGAGAAAATCAAGAACAACAGTACAACACCCATTGCATCATCTCATCCAAAACAAACACATCCAAACAAATGAAATCATATTGTCAGCAGAAAAACTATCTGTGAGATTTTTAACACAACAGTTTTTTTATCAGATTGATCCCAGCTACAAGTAACTCCATTGCACTACACTATTTTTCACTTTAACTTCAGGGATATTATCTGATCAAACTTTGGTGAGAAGTACAACCTTTACAGATCACACTTTACAAAGTTATTTTTTTATATAACTACATTCAAGCTTCTGAATTATGCTCAATCCAACATGCTGAACTACCCCAAGCCCACAACTAATAAAACACTAGGATTTCAGAAACATTTCTAAAAAGTTTCCTCAATCCACTAAGTATCCCAAGTTCCCAACCAGTATCACGTATCTGAAATTTTGAACCAAAATGCTGTATGAATTAGTACGTCTGATCCTCAGCGAGATCCTCAAAATTCTTCAGAAACAGACTCAAGAGAGACTTGAAGAGTAAGCAAAAATTTAAGGATCTCAATTGACCCTGACACAACAGTCTAACAAGATTTGATATAGAGATAAAAATCATGCTAACTTTAAAGTCTGAACTAACCTGAACATTTCAACTACATAAGAGTTTCCAAACTGGTCTTACAAGATGGAAACAGTGCGCATCCATGATCCAAACAGAAGGAATTAAGTAAACGTACTTCAAATTTTACAAGACCCATTGCATTAGTTAATCCCAAACAAGTGAAACAGCACAAATTAAACAGCACGCAACTGGCCCAAGAAGTAACTCCACTGCAGCACACTAGTTTTTCACTGGATTTAACTTCAGGGATATTATCTGATCAAATTTTAGTGAGAAGTTCAACTTTTATAGATCACGTTACAACGATATAATTACATATCAAGCTTCTGAATTATTCTCAATGCAACATGCTGAACTACCCCAAGTCCGCAACTAATAAAATGCTTTGGTTTCAGAAACACTTCTAAATTTCTTCCTCAATCCAGTAAGTATCCCAAGTTCCCAACCAGTATCACATATTTGAACCAAAATTCTGTTATATGAACTAGACAAATTATAGTACGTCTGATCCTCAGCGAGATCCTATGATCCAAAGGACAATACTCAAAATTCTTCAGAAACAGACTCAAGAGAGACTTGAAGAGTAAGCAAACTTTAAGGATCTCAACTGACCCTGACACAACAATCTAACAAGATTTCATAGAGATAAAAATCATGCTAACTTCAAAGTCTGAACTAACCTGAACATTTCACCTAGATAAGAGTTTCCAATCTGGTCTTACAAGATGAGAAGTACTTCAAATGTTACAAGAACCATTGCATTAGTTAATCCCAATTCCCAAACAAGTGAAACAACACAAACAGCACGCAACTGGCACAAGAAGTACTACATCTCAGAGAGCAGGTGAAAGATTTGACGAACCTTTCCAGAGGCGATGACGACTGGTTTCTCCATGAACTTCTTGGAGAAAGGGCACAGGAAGAACTCCGGCACGGCCACTGGACCAATCCATAACCTCCTGGCATCGGCGCTGCAACGGTGGAGTTCGTCGGACCGGGCGGCCTCCAGAGCCCGGAATGCGCACTCGAAGAGCTCGAGCGGGGGCACCGCTTTCTCCTCGTGGGAGCACAGGTCCGTGAACCAGGCGAGCTCGGCAACCGCCTCCATTTTTCGTAACCACCTCTCTAGCCCCATCAGGTCGACCACCTTCCGATCGAGAAGGAGCTCCTTCTTGATCTTCTCCGTCCTGGGGCCTGCGGTGGCGCCCATCGTCGCCTCCAAGAACTGGGCGGCGAACTGGCCAAGAACCTCCGCCGCGTCGACAACTTTCGGCGGCGCCTCGAGCGGAGGGAAGGAGAACTCCCgttccgccgccacctcctgttctcgACCTCCTGTGATGGAAGCGGAGCTCGTGCTGGTATCCGGTGGAGGGACCAGCCTCGGCCTCGCGCTCTGATCTCTCGTCGAGGAGACGGTCTCCTCCATGGCACCGAGGTCCCAGTCGAAGGATCCTCCAGGACCACCTGTGCCGCCAGAACCGGCACCATCTGCAGCCGCAGGGACAACCGTCACCCTTGCGGACCTTCGCGTCCGCACCGAGTGGGGGACGGGCCTCGACCCGGCGCCAGGCGGAGACGGCGACCTCGACCCGGCGCCAGGCCTAGGAAACGGCGACCTCGACCCGGCTCCAGGCGGAGGGGACGGCGACCTCGACCTCGCTCCGAATAATTTGAGGGGCCCATGATCAGCCGAAGGAGTCTGCGCCCGCGCTGTCCGCCCCCGCCTCCGCAGGCCgggctcttcctcctccttgatccCCTCCTCCGTCCAGTCCCGGATGCCGTCCATTGATGGGCGTCGCCGTTCCTCGCGTTCTTGGCCTCTTCTTGGCAGGCGCAATGTGGGGTGGGAGGGGGAGGGCTTGGGGGGAATTTGGCTTTTGGCGGCAACAAGATGGATGTGAAATTGCGAACGGAGTGGAGGTTACCAGCCTAGGATGGCTTCCTTTTGTAACCGGAAAGAGGAGGCGGGGAACTGGAGTGAGGCGTCGCAGAGGCCGGGCTCCATGGAGCCCGttttatcaaaaaaaaaatcagaatatACTTAAAAGTTTCAAACAAATATCAAATCTTTTTATACAAATACATATGACTGTTCGTCAAGTTACAAAAAAGTTTCATCAGGTAATTTGATTATTTGCATGCTACACAAAAAAGAT
The window above is part of the Triticum aestivum cultivar Chinese Spring chromosome 2A, IWGSC CS RefSeq v2.1, whole genome shotgun sequence genome. Proteins encoded here:
- the LOC123185412 gene encoding U-box domain-containing protein 11-like, which produces MDGIRDWTEEGIKEEEEPGLRRRGRTARAQTPSADHGPLKLFGARSRSPSPPPGAGSRSPFPRPGAGSRSPSPPGAGSRPVPHSVRTRRSARVTVVPAAADGAGSGGTGGPGGSFDWDLGAMEETVSSTRDQSARPRLVPPPDTSTSSASITGGREQEVAAEREFSFPPLEAPPKVVDAAEVLGQFAAQFLEATMGATAGPRTEKIKKELLLDRKVVDLMGLERWLRKMEAVAELAWFTDLCSHEEKAVPPLELFECAFRALEAARSDELHRCSADARRLWIGPVAVPEFFLCPFSKKFMEKPVVIASGKTVDQSELEKWWKKNKRMCPVTGEVLTHSIFIPDPLIALYISRWRASNRISDLAAPTDPPAISPEEEALFKEVTLLANSPRSSKEDYEAVLRLLAGQERCSFLHLLGRSPGTITKLACVLPETCLEPHPELDDVVLEILARAASYSPNKEVFGDDRYAIPVLIARALLGPVPTRAKCARILGLLADNYYNKIKIGELGGFAPLMELLLVGDIDVKKTVAVALASLCEAEENWSRFVREGVADAAISLMRNHRLVDEAHSILLQVQGFHLAMQDIIDKLESFPDDGDEMCKDMVDRLWRSFIASSTPSGRARQADNHPPAAASSSSSTPSSSEDDVEAIVSWLQRRSYNPRTYRWRDYR